In Humulus lupulus chromosome 6, drHumLupu1.1, whole genome shotgun sequence, a single genomic region encodes these proteins:
- the LOC133781840 gene encoding glutaminyl-peptide cyclotransferase-like, producing MASVPIHSSFRRGSLIFAVFLMLCVVVPLGISSNMWTVPKYDAGSPTIYSIEVVNEFPHDPQAFTQGLLYAGNDTLFESTGMYGKSSVRKVALQTGKVEVLQQMDSSYFGEGLTLIGQRLFQVTWLTETGFIYNRYNLSKFKKFTHQMKDGWGLATDDKVLIGSDGTSTLYKIDPRTLKVISKKIVKFNGDEVHNINELEFINDEVWANVWGTDCIARISYGDGSVLGWILLPKLREELIRAGNQDIDVLNGIAWDRNKNRIFVTGKLWPKLYEIKLQPIKDQLSPGAVEQMCMLPPHNFRRP from the exons ATGGCTTCTGTTCCAATTCATTCCAGTTTCAGAAGAGGCTCTTTGATATTTGCCGTTTTCCTCATGCTTTGCGTGGTTGTTCCATTGGGCATTTCGTCGAACATGTGGACCGTGCCCAAGTATGATGCCGGTTCTCCTACAATTTACTCGATCGAGGTTGTCAATGAGTTCCCTCATGACCCACAAGCATTTACTCAG GGGCTTCTCTATGCTGGCAATGACACCCTGTTTGAGTCAACTGGCATGTATGGTAAG TCATCTGTGCGAAAGGTTGCTCTTCAAACTGGGAAG GTCGAGGTTCTTCAACAGATGGATAGTTCCTATTTTGGTGAGGGTCTGACTCTAATTGGCCAAAG GCTGTTCCAAGTAACTTGGTTGACAGAAACTGGTTTCATATATAACCGTTATAATCTAAGCAAA TTCAAGAAATTTACTCATCAAATGAAAGATGGTTGGGGACTCGCAACTGATGACAAAGTGTTGATTGGAAGTGATGGGACGTCAACATTGTACAAGATTGACCCTCGAACACTGAAAG TCATAAGTAAAAAGATCGTCAAATTCAATGGTGATGAAGTACATAATATTAATGAGCTGGAGTTTATAAATGATGAAGTTTGGGCAAACGTTTGGGGA ACAGACTGCATAGCTAGAATCTCGTATGGGGATGGTAGTGTGCTTGGATGGATTCTCCTTCCAAAGCTGAG GGAGGAGCTGATACGTGCTGGGAATCAG gATATAGATGTTCTAAATGGCATTGCTTGGGATAGGAACAAAAACCGCATTTTTG TGACTGGAAAGCTATGGCCGAAGCTTTATGAGATCAAACTGCAGCCAATAAAGGACCAACTTAGTCCAGGGGCCGTTGAGCAGATGTGCATGCTGCCTCCACACAATTTTCGGAGGCCGTAG